Within the Heliangelus exortis chromosome 5, bHelExo1.hap1, whole genome shotgun sequence genome, the region aattCTTTCTTGGGGATTTCTCTAAGTAGAAAAAAGTATAAAGCACCCATGGCTTAACTCCTGCTTGTGTGACATCAGGTTTTCTAAAGAGCTTTCCCTTGTAATCTCTTTATAGGCTCTTAAGCCCAGCTCCTTGGTACTCTTACACAATAGAAAAAAGCTACCTGTGGCAATCTGAAACACCCCTCAGCCTGCTTTGGTCTCTCAATCACAAGTCAAGATGTCAACTCTATAGGCTGGatttaaaaaactgatatgCAATTTGGctttttatgaaaaacaaaaaaaaccccaaacaataaAACCCCTGACCAAACAactaaacataaaaaaaaaaaaaaaaccacaaaaaaaccccaccaaaaaaccaaaaaccaaccaaccaaaaatacaacaaagaaacaaagccaaaccCACATACCATGCTGCAGATGCTGGGAAACTGACACCCTGAAAACACAGGGTCTCCATTCCCATGCCAGGATtcagaaatcactgaaaatcTGATAGGAATAACTGAGTAGGATACTGATCCTCATTTGTGGTAAAAACTGAATGTGTCTGATGGAAgcacaattaatttttcttgtttgttgcTTTGAATGATCACATTTAACACTAAGGCAGAAAAAGAACACTACTTGGACATTTTATCCTCTCTGGATAATGTACATAAACtaataaaaaccagaaagaactaaaaaaacCGCGAACAgacaaccaaaaacaaacaaaaaaccagaagagaaaGGCATTGGGTTTTATGTGCAACTTATACAGCCAATTCTAGACACTGCTTTCAAATAAATGTGCTAGGGGTCTGTTTATTTTACTTCCATGAGGTAGCTACAGCATCTTTATCTTCATTAATGCCAGAGGAATATAAACTGTACTGTTCTAGTGCACAGAATGCATTACTTTATGCTTAGGGTATCTTCTATTTCCATATCCAGAAGAACTGGGTACATCTGCCACAGTACTTTCCTAAAACCACAGATAAATGGAATGTGTGATGAGATTGTAATAATCTGACTGCAAGAAGGTCACCTACCTTTCTGTTTCATCATGACCTCAAAAATTCATTTTACTCTAAATTAACCTGACCATTTGGAGGAAGGAACACAGCAGGTAAAAAAGCCTTTGCTGGTGGCAAAGATATCTACCCTAAGCCAAGGCCAGCGAACCTACCAAGGAAACTGCTCATCTATTAAGGAATCAACATGAAGGTGCCAAAAACGGACAGACAAAACAGGTGACCTCTATCCCAAAATGACTCCTAAGGTTCTACCACCACACTACATCCCAGGCAGCCTCTTACCTGAGCTGGTGAGCACACTCAGGGGactgctggaggaggtgagtgcagcgGTGCCACTGGGGGTGCTCTGAGCGGCGCTGGCGGCAGCTGCCAAGGCAGCCAAGTTCTGTAACTGCATGGCATTCAGTCCTGCAACACAGGGAAAAGGCATGGGTTCTCCACCACCATCCAGGCTTAACAGACCCAgcaacacagaatcatagaattggctgggttggaagggacctcagagatgatcaagtccaacccttgatccactccccccatggttcccagcccatggacatccaggctcttttgaaatatctccagggatggagaatccaccccttccctgggcagcccattccaatgcctgatcaccctctccataaagaagttctttctaatgtccaacctaaacctcccctggcacaacttgagacctcttgtgccctcttgtcttgctgagagttgcctgggaaaagagcccaatgcccccctggctccaacctcctttcagggagttgtagagagtgatgaggtctcccctgagcctcctcttctccaggctgaacacccccagctccctcagcctcccctcataggatctgtgctcgagtcctttcaccagcctagttgccctcctttggacccggAGCAATGGGAAGGAGTTTAAAACAGGCAGGAGTATTTTGCTTGAGCTAATACTACTGATCTTCTCTGCATTATCTCTAAACAAAGGTTTTGGTTGCCCAGACAGATGAGATGGTAACAGACCAGGTAGTCATGATCTTAGATGTAGACtccaaagaacagaaattttcaAGTAGTGCTGTCTCCAGTCACAAAAGCACAGCAGGTTTAACCCAGAGTTAAGCCAGGGTTTGACAGGTCATCTGCAAGCTCATGAATTTATCTAGACACCAGGCCAGTAACACTCTCATCTCTTGTGTCCCTCCTCTCTCTTTGCATGGGAGCACCAATAGCTGCAGAATGCTCTCAAGGTTTGCACAAAAGTGGCCACAAAGTCACATCTTTAACCCACCACCAGCTGCTTTGTTTGCTCCCCTAAGCAACAGGCAATCATGAGACAATGTTGGTGGCAACTCCTGGCCACAGGATCAGCTGGTGTAGGCACAGGGTAGTCATGGGAGCAAACTTTAAGCAttaagttaaaacaaaaaaaattcttggtttgtttcttttttttaacgCGCTACAGAGGGTTAAAAGTGCAAGTGTTGGAGCTAGTGAAGAACAGAGcagcttgcttgctttctgaaGCAGTTTGGCATGTGCACACTGCACCTGCCCTCTTGTCATCACATTGTTTTCCCATCTGCTTTTAAACAGGGTCAAGATAAAATTTTGTCTAAAAAGTCTGATGCAGTTGAGATCTAATTACctacttaatatttttctatgaATTTCAAAAAAGGATATCAGATGAGATATTAACAGGACTTTGTAACTAGAACTCTTTCTGTGAGGAATCACAAACTTGGAATAATTCTTTCAAAGCACCACCCAACATGATAATTTTATGTCCGAGTTCTCAATTTGTAAGGCTtgttttttgtggcttttttttaaaggtgaagACAGAATTACTCTGGAAACTTCAAAGGCAACCTCAGGTACTTATTAGCCCCTTCACCCCATCCCAAACCTTACTGTAGTAACAATTAAAATGAACTACTATagtgcttttcttctttattgccacttgcttttaaaaagacagaagaggggggaaaaaagtaatctACACATAACGAAACCTATTTTAGATCATGACCACACAGGATAGGagtaaaactgattttttaagAGTTGCTTTTGGCAAGTCTTAGATCTAAGAGCCCCTTCAGAGCTCCAACATGAAAAAAGTAAACACAAGAAACTAAAGTTAGAATCAGTCTCAAGTAGAAATCAAAATTCTTGCaactttgcaagaaaaaaaaactttgcaaaaaCTTGTAACTGTGTTGGTACACGCATCAGTGACAAGTCAGATGTACAAAGATACTTTACTTCCTTCAAACTTTCAGATTGGTCTCTGTACAGACAGGACATGTAACTTCTTGAATTATCATAAAACTCGAGGAGGcaaatttaaaatcttaaaacatCCAATATGAAAAGCAAACCTACAGTTTTTCTGCCAGCAGAATTTAAAGAATGTAGTAAATGGAGCTTCCAacatgtggggtttttattcCCCACTCTGTGAAGACAAAGGGGACAATCACTATGCAGCCCCAGTGAGGCTACCCTCAGTGACTATTCTGAGTAGCAGTGCCACAGCAAGTAATTTGGCTCACACATATTAAGCTGGCAATGGTGTCATCATCTTTAATTCAAACAAAGGAACTGAAGAACCTGAATGAACCAGTTCACTTCCCTACCAGCACTGCATTTTCAACTTTGATGTATATGAGAAAATAGGTTTTAAAACAGGAAACCTAAGAATTTGTTATCACTGAAACACATGCATTAGTGCTTACTTAAAACAGTTCTTCCAACAGGCACCAGTCTGGATGGAAAGAAATATACAGAGCCATCTTCTGTACCCATAAGGGGAGAGAATTTTAAAtggcagaggaaggggagaTTACCAGCATTCCACAACTTACCTTGGGGACAATGGTTAACCAAGATTAAGAAAGAACATCCACACTTGCAGCAGAGCATTCCTGTCACTCCAAAGGACTAGCTAAGCTCAGGACTACTTATTTCAAATGAGGTTAAAGTGTCTACAGCCTTTTGGCTACTTTCTCTACCCCCCTCTTTTCTTTGTCACTGAACTTGCCTGCTGATGGAAAAAACAACTCACCTCCCATCGGGTGGAGGCTGCTCAGTGTGTTCAGGTTCCCAGATGAGGCAGCTGCTGTCTGCTGAAGGAGCTGCAAATAAAGCTAGACAttacaccaaaaaacaaaataagagtGAGAGTGAGGGCTGGCTCTGCTTCTGGGAGAAACTGCACCacaccacagccagagcagcgCTGTCACAAAGGGAATTCCCACTgcccaagcaccacatccaggcaAAGCCTCAAGAGAATTCCCCTCAGGCAATGCAGCCAGAGCACCACCACACTGCAAATCCCTGCTGCCCATGCACCACACTGCAGCCAAAGCAACAGCAAGAGGCTTTCCTTGCTCAACAGAACCCATATGAGGGGAGTTTAGAGCTACCACACCAAGGCACAACGAGCAGAATCAGCAGTGAGAGAGAACTCCTACGCAAAGCACCTCAGAGAGAAGTGCTAAGGCTATTCTACCTCACCAAATGGTAAATGCCACACCAAAACGCCACTGAGACTGAACCCCCTCCACTCTCCTGATGCATAGCAGCAATGAGAGAAATTTGAAGCCTCAGCCTGTAAGCCTTTTCAAGGGATTTCCTTTCTCCATTAACTTGGTTTTGCCCAGCTGGGGATTAGggtagatgacctttaaaggtttCTTCCCTgccaaactattctatgattctgtcttATAAAAAATTCCAATCTACCAAACCTAAAGCAGtactaaaaaagagaaaatgcctCTGCTTCACCAGTACATCACACCAAGATGCAATGTTCCTTTTCTGTTCCCCAGACCTTATGGTGTAAATCAGTTCTTATAGCTACTCTGGGAACTCACAGGAGCCAAAGCACGTAAATTTATGAAAAGTTCACCCTTTGGGGACCcagaaaaattaactaaaatCAGTAACAAAGAGCAGACTACTCTCTGTTGTGTCATTTTTGCTAAAGATAATTGTGTGTCCCTATTTTCTGTGGCTTGGGATTTTTGGTGGTTCTTgactgggttttttgtttgttttgggtttgtttcttttcctttctctgcctggTGCTTCCAACCTGATCACCTTTTCTATTTGGACTGCACTAAGTACTGTTCTAGGTTTCAGTGGAAGGGGTAAGAGACACAaggatgaaaaagcaaaaacaggAGAAATTCAAGAACTAAACCATCAGACATGAAAAGGGCATTTGTATGGATAAACACTGAGGCTGTTATACATGAAGACAATCTTCCCAGCACAAGGGAAGTGTCTGTAGAGTCTTCATTCTACAGAAGacatggggaaaagaaagcttCAGTAGCTAAGGGTACAGTGATTGGTGTTGAAATCCTCACTTAAATGAGTCCTGACTGGCTTCTGGCATGTAACTTCATGTGACTCTCCTCATCCACAAAATGAGGATTAAAAACCCTGCTCATGTATTAGAAGCCttctaaaaaaatacattaagcACTACAAGACAGTCAGACACTGTAATCcctgaagagatgaaaagaacCCAAATCAGAAAACTCACTGCTAAGTATTGGGGTCCAAGTGTGTTGAGTCCAGCCAGGTTTCCCCATACTGAGGCAGCACTGATCTGTTGCATTTGTTGCTGGAGTTGCTGAGCAATTCGTTTCTGCTCTTTGTCCTTCTGTGTGTCTGCAAATTTTACCACAATGGGAGAAGAGCAACCCTGCAAACAGCAATTCAAGCAATTACATACTTGCTGGTCCCAGCAGTCAAAAATATGGCATTAAGGCCCAGTGATTGGAAGAATTCCCCTCCTCCCACATGCATTTATATGTATGTACACACTCAAACAGGATATTTCATTAAAGGTTCAAAAtctcatttgcttttaattatgtTTCTCTGCAAATGAAGTTTCTATCTCAAGCACTAGCAACAGGAGCACAACAAAAGTCCAAGAGTAGTGTTTGCAAAGAAACACATACTGCACCAAACTCCATAGTGACTGCCTGACAAATTACATCTTTTGACACCCACAAACTTGTTTTACCTCCATGGTTTGTGCTTGGTGCATTGCTTTGATTGCTGTTTGTGCCATGGCTCTTGTTGTGAAAGTCACAAATGCACAACCTGgggaaagaacaaaaaggaagcTGTTTAGTCACTGTGTCCACAGTTAGTAGGatgaataaagaaattaaaatgcctACAGGAGATCAggaagcagggcagggagaaaggcagaggggTGCAGAGCAAATCACAGGAAGAGCTGAAATGCCACCTTGAGTTGCAAAATGCAGCACCCAGTGCTTCCTGCTTACCTCTGCTCAGGCCATCAGGGCCCCGTAATATCCTGCATTCTTCAATCTGCCCAAAGGGGGAGAACATCACTCGGATATCATTTTCATTGCACTTCTTGGATATCATTCCAATAAACAACTTCCTATCTTCTACTGCTAAGAAATCAAAGGATGAGAGTATTACCAGCAAGTATGTGCTTACCacatcttattttttcttctccatcaaccacattttttcccttgtatttAGGGTATAACCTTTTCAAAACAAGACTCCCAATCATGAAATGTCTTCAGCTGGAAAGGATGCATACAAGATACCTCAATGAACCTGAAGGATGCCTGTTATATGATGGTTTATGCTTACATCTTGCTGACTGTCTTGCCCTTGCAAGACTTAGAATGCAAGGATGTAAGAAAAGTGTGGGGGGAATCAGATTCAGCACCTTCCTGTATCTTCTACATTCAGTTCCTGATGAGTGAGAGAAGAGCTATATGTATTTTCTTGGACTATTGTCATCCTCTCCCCTCTGATTTCTCTGTCTTTAGACCATAAACATTTATAGCTGTATCTAAACAAGCAACTGAGATGGAGAAAGCTTCTTTCTAGCCTCTCTATCATATCAACTACCGAAATTTAAATCTGCCTGTTTCCTCATGCTCTGCTCTTACCAGTGGAAGATAGAGCAGCTGATGAAAAAGAACAGTTTTAGTTCTTTTTCAGATTCATTCATTTTGATTTGGAccaaacacatgaaaataacACCTCAAATCAGAAAACTGGACTGTGTGCTACTGTATCTTGCCTCTAAATGCTGATGGTACTACTAGACATAGTGGAGTTGAAGAATACCTTTCAGTGTGcagactattttaaaataaagagtCCAGAAAGACATTTCTCTTAACTTTTCAACTAGTGGTTACTTGTCTCAGTTTGAGGTCATTAAATAAGAGTGGGGTGAAATACttgcttttaaagaataaatCAAATCATACAGAATACCAACAATTTGCAAATACAATATTCAGCGCAACGTAAAATATGATGATGGCTATAGCACAATTTGAAGCTTCAAGTCTTGTATTTAGTGCCACGATGAGGGGAAACAAAGTTATTTGCTGAGTCTTCTGTGGTCTTGAGGAAAATTCCAAACTACTCCAGCTGAGGTGACTGATTATAAATCCTAATGGTGGGTGGGTGTGTCCCCTCTCATCAACACTTCAAAAGAACTACTCCTTTCTAGGTATGTTTACACAAACATTCTGTGTACACATGGAGAAATCTGTAGATGGAATTACTTGTAATATATGTCACCCATATATCCcatcttctgttttcaaagatCCTATGATGTAAGCTTTCTGAAGCCAGGATTATCTTCTTCATGATGCAACATGCCTAGCTGCAAGAGACCTTGCTTCACACATTGATCAAGCACTTGAACAAGCATTTCCAGATTTCATGGAGTAATCTGGgctggaagtgaccttaaagatcatctggttccaaagccttgccatgggcagggacaccttccactagaccaggttgctcaaggccccatccaacctggccttcaacacttccaggaatggggcagccacagcttccctgggcaatctatgccaggggctcaccaccttcacagtgaaaaacttttttcctaacatctaatctaaacttaatcctctttcagcttcaaactgttaccccttgtcctatcattatACTTCCTGATAAAGAATCTCTCCCTATCTTTTGTGTAGGTCTCCTcaaagccttctccaggctaaataaCCTCAACTCTCTCAGACTGTCCTCACAGGGGAGGTCCTCTAGCCCTCTGACCATCTtcattgccctcctctggacctgctcaAGTAGATCCTCCATGCCTCTCTTACACTGTGGGGGGCAGAGCTGGACACAGAGCTctaggtggggtctcatgagagcagagcagagggggagaatctcCCCCCTGGACCTGTTAGcccttcttttgatgcagacCAGGATCTGACTGGCTTTCTAGGCTGCAATAACATGTTGCTGGCTTATATCCACTTTTTCATCCACTTATACCCCAAGTTCTTCTCTTCTGGGCTGCTCTCAACCCACTCACTGACCAACTTGTACCTAATGTTTGGTactgccctgacccaggtgcaggcaCCTAACCATGTTGAATTTCATGAGGTTCACACAGGCTCACCTCCCAGgtctgtcaaggtccctctggatggcatcccatCCCTTTAGAGTATCAACCACagctccccagcttggtgtcatccacaaacttgctgagggtgcactcaatcccactgtccATGCCCCCAACAAAGATTTAAACCACCTTTGTACAAAGAACTCACTGGATGCTTCCCTAACTGACAACATGGTTCTGCCACAAGCAGCATCAGTGGGAGGTACCGAGTCATGGAATTTGAGAGACTTACACTATTATATtgaaaacacacttttttttcctccccccaccTAAAAGAATCAAGTCTCCAATTCAAGAAGACTTGTTCAAAAGGAAAATCCTCAAGCTACTCTATTAGCACAAGTGATGCCATCAAGGTCACACTTTAGTACAGCTTACCATTACTCTTTTCACTGTCAGCTGGTTTCATCTGGATAGGATGGTgcatctgaaatggaaaaagatcAAATAAACCCAGATTCATTCACCTTGTACTATATGAAATACATCCCATAAGAAttcagggagaaagaaacagTAGCCTAAATAGCCTCTACAGAATTGCATATGTAGCAATACACAAATTTCTAAGGAGCAGAAGAGATTTCCTAATGATATAAAATAATTCCTCCTCAGAGATTATTATAGGAGCCATGCCCCCCCACTAGCAGATTATTCTCCCAAACACTCCAAAATTCCCTGAAGATCTGTTATCACACAAATGTCATGGCATTGTTCTTTGGAATagttcttttaaaacattatttgaaGGCAATCTAACAGATGTCTGTACATCAGTGGTGCCAGAGCTCAGAAAAACAAGGCAGAGTTGGGAAGAAAAGTATTCCTCTTCACTTACCCCTGGGAGGATCTTCATGTTGTGAAGAGCATTCTGTGCTTCTAGTGCAGCTTTACGGGtataaaatgtaacaaaacaGCACCCTGCAAGTGAAACACAAGCGGAACCAAGAAGAGTGAACTATGAATCCTGAAGGGCTGGACAGACATTGCAAGTCCTACTTCTATCCTTCCAATGCAAAATGTACAGGTAGATGTCAGATGTTGATAGGTAGGTGCTGTTTAGAAAAGATTTCTACATGCAATAGAATAGGATATATTCAGCACTGACCCAACATCACCAATCCACCATTAAAGCAAACATTTAGATACATCTGCCAAATAAATTTTGGCTTCTTCCATTATAAGCTCAACAATTACTTGCTATTACCAAAAAGTTCCCTAGTTTCACAGGAAATAAGATACTCCATATAAGCGAACTGCAAATCCGTGTACTGCATTTAATTAGGATTTGAGGCACAGGAGTGCACAAATGATTAAGACttcaattttacattttatctGAAACTGTGACACTTCCAGCAGCATTTTGATTATATCACGGCATCACAATGATGCTCTGGAGCAAAAAAACTTTACACTGGGGTTCTGTTTTGCTATTGCAATCCATACTCTTCAAGCACCCCTGTATCTTCTGTGgtctaaaaaccaaaaaattgtGATTTTCCTCATCTCAGCTAATCACTGGATCACATAATTAAGACATGAATGCTTAAAGACTACAAAGCTTGGGTTTATATGTACACCAGGTCACAGAGTTCCAACACAAGGGGATGTCTGAATGAGCAAACAGCTAAGATTTTAACTGTGTGAAAGCAGCAGATGCCCCAGGTCTCACATGAGAAGTGCACAAGTTCTGACCTTTGCTTTGAGGAGGGTTTTGGCTCCTGTCCCTCAAGACATTGATTTCATAGACAGCACCATACTGTTCAAAAAGTTCTCTTAGATCCTTCTCGCACCAGCTCCGTGGGACCTGACCCACAAACATCTTGATAGCATCTAGATCAGGTTGATCTGGGTGATCCAGTGTGCCATTCATTTTCTTTGAGCTGTGAAAAACAAGAAGGAATTTCTGGTTTATATATTTCTATCTTTTTGTCATTGCAGCTAGAAGAAGCATGCTTACAGTGAGATTAAACATGTATGTACTTCTACACATATAAAAAAAGTATAGGATTCAAATATACATAAGCTCTTGCACATTCCCAATCCTGCACACTAGAGAATATTCAAAAACTTAATTCACACTCATTGGCAAGCTGtgtaattggaaaaaaacaaaaaacagctgCTTAAAACTTCTTAAAGTTATAGGAACATACATTGTACAGGAACATTACTTGTTCCTATAATGTGTTTGTTCCTATAATGTGGGCAACATCTGGGATTCAGGACATCAACCTGTTGATATGACTGAAGAATATCACTATTTCAACTGTGTaagattttacagaaaaagaaatctgaactGGAAGGAACCTAAAGTCACAGACCTGAAATTATCAGCAACCACTGACAATGAGaggataaattattttcattgtttttaaaCGTGAGCAGATGAAAAGTTTCATTAAGGGTTTCCAAGGCAATAGCTCTTTGTGAAACTAGGGAGCTCCCaacaatatttggaaaaaaaaccaaccttaGGTTGTTCATGAACAGAATGAGGTTGGACAATCCAATTACTCACAGACTGAACTAAGGATAGTAATGGTAGGGTGttagcacagaaaaaaagtaacttctTAGACTAcatgatgatctctgaggtcccttccaacccagctaattctatgattctatgatacaacTCACAAGTTTTTAGTATGGGAATCTTCAGCAGGCTTCAAGTCATTACATCTATCCACACAAGGAGTTTACAGCCTATTAGTAACACTGTTTTTACACTCCCCCCAGCTAGCTGACAGTCATACACTGACTTCTGTATTAACTCCTAATTGTTTTCCAAGTGCAAGGTGAGGTCTTACTATCAGTAGTCACAGCCTAGTAAGCCCCAGGACCTATCTGTGGAAGCCTCCCTGTAATCAGCATCCTATTGAGCTGTAGTGATTAGCAGGTTAAAACTGCTGACCAACCCCTGCATAATCTAGAAAGGCCATGGGGAATGGAATAGCAACTATACAATCATTCCCTCTGCCCCCCAACTCCTTGTTGAGGAATGCAGGTGGTCTTCCAGAGCTGTCAGCTCTCCTCATCTCTAGTTTTTTTACTTTAGTTTTTGGCTGGCTTACAAACTGCACATTACAGTAAACAGTGTTCCTCTCACTGTCCATCTGCAATTGCTctcccctggaaaaaaaaaattccaagccAGGCAGTGTTCAAGATAATATTTCTCCTCAGCACACTGCTGTTCAGAGCCTAAGAAAAAACTGGTGCCAGAGAAACCTCATAATTTTATAACTGTATGAGCAGACATCAGGCACACAAAACCTTCTTACTAGAAGGGAAAGCAATCATCATAAATTCTTTCACTCCTCTACTTTTCCACTCAGAAAGGGTCAGCACCTCTCCAAATATCCAATATATTGAGAACCAGAAATAATTTACCCTCTTCCAGGAATAATATTTAGCTTTCTATGCCATGGGTGAGCTTCAAGAGCACAGCATGGCTCCTGTTCACTGGGCAGCTCAGAGCCAGACCTCAGTAGTATTCAAGAGCTACTTCCTTAAAAGGTTTAGTCTGGAGTCATTACTGTGGAAGAACAGAAACCCTTCTCCCAGCAATCAATATAATAACTGGGTTTACTGTGTCAGCACCTGGAGCACCCTATAAACAGCACTGCCAAACAGCTTTATTCCTCCTTAGccttcatcatcttttttttttactccctaTCCAGAATTCAGCATCACCTGACAATGCTCCCTAGGATTTCTCCAAGCAGACAAACTGTAGGCTCTCCTACCTTCTTTTGCCCTCTCTTGTCAGACAGCAGAGGATTCACAGAGAGCAATTCCAGCTATTACTGTAGTTACAAACTTAGACATGAATTAAAATACTTACACAGGGCTAGCATTCAAGGAGCAATGGTCCACCATCATCTCTGGGAGGAAATCCAACTTGAACGCAGCCATCCCCTCTGTCTGTGACGAGCTACTAACACTAAATCAGTGTTCTGCCTAACCCCCAAACACCACCACTTCCAAAAGTCCTGCAGGTCTTAACACTCAGCCACACAAAAAACAGTCGAACCACAGAAACAGAAGCTTGGGGAGACCAGCAATAGACACCACAGAAACAGTCTGGACTGGGAAAGGGACATGGAATCCCAGATTAAAAAGGGGATGTGACCATGTGAAGGGAGGCTCAGCTTAATACACAATGAAAATGCTGATGCACTGGGCTTGTTTTGTGCAATTTTCCCTGGCGAAGCAGTACTGAGTGCACTGTCAGATAAACAGAGTGTCAGATGCATGAAGATAGCAATGGGTAACAGAGCAGAAAGAATACAAACTCTGGTCTTTCCATCCCCAGCTAACTCCTTGCCTCCCAAAATGGCAGCCCAAGGCCTCCAGTGTCAGTCACTGCCCATGTCACCAGTACTgaggtgagaaggaaaaagtttCCCTCACCATAAACATTCTCAGTGGCTGCTCTCATTCTTTCCACTTGGTGCAATGTTTTTGACAATCTCCTAACTTCTGGGGAGAAAAATGCCaaggaaaatgtttctctcCACCTGCCAAAAAGTCAAAGCTAAGATGATTTGATGACTCAAAAACTCCTCAAGTACATCACAGAACATAAAAACCCACTCCTTTTATAGgagcaaaacattttgttctggAAACAGTACTTTGCCCATCATGCATctacaaatacaaaattataCAGAACCTATGGgtgaaaacaaaagggaaaaccaCAGTTATTTGttgaaagctgctttaaaatccTTGAAAACACCGATCAGAACACCTCAACTGCTTCATCACTAAAACAGGAATAACATGTTGATCAAAGCCCTGCGAGGTGTATTTATACACACAGCACAGACCTCTTGTAAAATGCCCCATCCCCAAACTCATGGGGAGATAATCTGGGTAACATCAGATGCTTTGGGAAGTGCAGATAAATTTGACTGCAGAGTGAGTGCTGCGGAGGCAGCTGGGTGTGCCTGAGCACTCCAGGAGGCATGATTAAATCAAGTCCAACATGAATTCAGATAAACCTTACTTATATGGTCGATATAACCACAAAATAAACTCTTACAGCATCAAGGAAGGCATGCTGGGGCAGCTACCATCACTTCTTTCCTGTCTGCAATATATGCAGTTATTCAGACTGGCCAGGACGTGCAGCTTTTCTTTGTGCTTACACAGTTAGAGCACATCGATTAATTTGTTCATAAATAACCATTTCCAg harbors:
- the CELF1 gene encoding CUGBP Elav-like family member 1 isoform X9 produces the protein MNGTLDHPDQPDLDAIKMFVGQVPRSWCEKDLRELFEQYGAVYEINVLRDRSQNPPQSKGCCFVTFYTRKAALEAQNALHNMKILPGMHHPIQMKPADSEKSNAVEDRKLFIGMISKKCNENDIRVMFSPFGQIEECRILRGPDGLSRGCAFVTFTTRAMAQTAIKAMHQAQTMEGCSSPIVVKFADTQKDKEQKRIAQQLQQQMQQISAASVWGNLAGLNTLGPQYLALYLQLLQQTAAASSGNLNTLSSLHPMGGLNAMQLQNLAALAAAASAAQSTPSGTAALTSSSSPLSVLTSSAGSSPSSSSSSSVNPMASLGALQTLAGATAGLNVSSLAGMAALNGGLGSGGLSNGTGSTMEALTQAYSGIQQYAAAALPTLYNQSLLTQQSIGAAGSQKEGPEGANLFIYHLPQEFGDQDLLQMFMPFGNVVSAKVFIDKQTNLSKCFGFVSYDNPVSAQAAIQSMNGFQIGMKRLKVQLKRSKNDSKPY
- the CELF1 gene encoding CUGBP Elav-like family member 1 isoform X10, producing MNGTLDHPDQPDLDAIKMFVGQVPRSWCEKDLRELFEQYGAVYEINVLRDRSQNPPQSKGCCFVTFYTRKAALEAQNALHNMKILPGMHHPIQMKPADSEKSNVEDRKLFIGMISKKCNENDIRVMFSPFGQIEECRILRGPDGLSRGCAFVTFTTRAMAQTAIKAMHQAQTMEGCSSPIVVKFADTQKDKEQKRIAQQLQQQMQQISAASVWGNLAGLNTLGPQYLALYLQLLQQTAAASSGNLNTLSSLHPMGGLNAMQLQNLAALAAAASAAQSTPSGTAALTSSSSPLSVLTSSAGSSPSSSSSSSVNPMASLGALQTLAGATAGLNVSSLAGMAALNGGLGSGGLSNGTGSTMEALTQAYSGIQQYAAAALPTLYNQSLLTQQSIGAAGSQKEGPEGANLFIYHLPQEFGDQDLLQMFMPFGNVVSAKVFIDKQTNLSKCFGFVSYDNPVSAQAAIQSMNGFQIGMKRLKVQLKRSKNDSKPY
- the CELF1 gene encoding CUGBP Elav-like family member 1 isoform X2, which gives rise to MAAFKLDFLPEMMVDHCSLNASPVSKKMNGTLDHPDQPDLDAIKMFVGQVPRSWCEKDLRELFEQYGAVYEINVLRDRSQNPPQSKGCCFVTFYTRKAALEAQNALHNMKILPGMHHPIQMKPADSEKSNAVEDRKLFIGMISKKCNENDIRVMFSPFGQIEECRILRGPDGLSRGCAFVTFTTRAMAQTAIKAMHQAQTMEGCSSPIVVKFADTQKDKEQKRIAQQLQQQMQQISAASVWGNLAGLNTLGPQYLALYLQLLQQTAAASSGNLNTLSSLHPMGGLNAMQLQNLAALAAAASAAQSTPSGTAALTSSSSPLSVLTSSGSSPSSSSSSSVNPMASLGALQTLAGATAGLNVSSLAGMAALNGGLGSGGLSNGTGSTMEALTQAYSGIQQYAAAALPTLYNQSLLTQQSIGAAGSQKEGPEGANLFIYHLPQEFGDQDLLQMFMPFGNVVSAKVFIDKQTNLSKCFGFVSYDNPVSAQAAIQSMNGFQIGMKRLKVQLKRSKNDSKPY
- the CELF1 gene encoding CUGBP Elav-like family member 1 isoform X1, which produces MAAFKLDFLPEMMVDHCSLNASPVSKKMNGTLDHPDQPDLDAIKMFVGQVPRSWCEKDLRELFEQYGAVYEINVLRDRSQNPPQSKGCCFVTFYTRKAALEAQNALHNMKILPGMHHPIQMKPADSEKSNAVEDRKLFIGMISKKCNENDIRVMFSPFGQIEECRILRGPDGLSRGCAFVTFTTRAMAQTAIKAMHQAQTMEGCSSPIVVKFADTQKDKEQKRIAQQLQQQMQQISAASVWGNLAGLNTLGPQYLALYLQLLQQTAAASSGNLNTLSSLHPMGGLNAMQLQNLAALAAAASAAQSTPSGTAALTSSSSPLSVLTSSAGSSPSSSSSSSVNPMASLGALQTLAGATAGLNVSSLAGMAALNGGLGSGGLSNGTGSTMEALTQAYSGIQQYAAAALPTLYNQSLLTQQSIGAAGSQKEGPEGANLFIYHLPQEFGDQDLLQMFMPFGNVVSAKVFIDKQTNLSKCFGFVSYDNPVSAQAAIQSMNGFQIGMKRLKVQLKRSKNDSKPY